GTCAACGCCGACGGCTCGCCCAAGTGGCGCATGGCCCCGTCGCCGTACGGCCCGTACTGGAAGCAGGGCATGCAGAACGGCTACCAGGACGTGGGCTCGTGGACGTTCTTCAAGAACACCGACCCGAACCGCCTGGCCGGCGCCTGGCTGTACGCGCAGTTCGTCACGTCCAAGACGGTGTCGCTGAAGAAGTCGCTGACCGGCCTGACGTTCATCCGCGACAGCGACATCAACCACGACTACCTGACCAAGAACGCGGCCAAGTACGGCGGGCTGGTGGAGTTCTACCGCAGCCCGGCCCGCGTGGCCTGGACGCCCACCGGCAACAACGTGCCCGACTACCCCAAGCTGGCCCAGCTCTGGTGGAAGAACGTGGCCACGGCCGTGACCGGCGAGAAGACGCCGCAGGCCGCCATGGACAACCTGGCCGAGGAAATGGACCAGGTCATGGCCCGCCTGCAGCGCGCCGGCATGGCGCAGTGCGCGCCGAAGCTCAACCCGAAGAGCGACCCGTCGAAGTGGCTGTCGGCGGACCATGCGCCGTGGAAGAAGCTCGACAACGAGAAGCCGAAGGGCGAGACCATCGCCTACGACAAACTGCTGCAGGCGTGGAAGGAAGGGCGGGTGCGCTGACCCCGCCAGTCCTTCGCCGGACGGGGTGTTCGGCCTGCAGTGGGAAGCGGTGGCGCGTCATGCGCCGCCGCTTTTTTTACGTCTGGCGCCGGCGCGCGGGGTTCAGGCCCGGGCCGGGCTGTCGAGCGGGCGGGTGGCCGGCGTCGACGCATGGCACGCCTTGCCGTGCCGCTTGGCGTCGTAGAGCGCCATGTCGGCGCGCATGAACAGCTCGCTGACCGACGTGCCCTGGTCGGGCCGGTGCAGCGCGCTGCCCACGCTGGCGGTGGCCACCAGCCGGTGCCCGTCGATCTCGAACGGCCGCATGGCCGCGTGGACCACTGTGTGGGCGATGCGCTCGACCGTGTTGGGGTTGCCCACGTCCTCCAGCACGATGGCGAACTCGTCGCCGCCAATCCGCGCCACGGCGTCGCCGCCGCGCACGCAGCCGCGCAGCCGTTCGGCAAACGCGACCAGCAACTGGTCGCCCACCGGGTGGCCGTGGGTGTCGTTCACGGCCTTGAAATCGTCCAGGTCCACCAGCAGCAGCGCGGTGCGATGGCCGTCGGCGTCGGCGCGGGCAATGGTTTCCTGCAGCCGGCGGTCGAAGCCCTTGCGGTTGAGCAGGCCGGTCAGGTGGTCGGACAGCGTCTGCGCCTCCAGGCTGCGCAGCTTCTGGCGCTCGCCGGTGATGTCGCGCGCGAACATGTGCAGGCCCGTCAGCGCGTCCATCGCGTCGTTCCACGCGGGCTGGAACGTCATCTCCCAGGCCACGCCCTCGGCCGTCTCGCGCGTGCAGGTCACCGATTCGCCCAGCCAGGCCCGTTCCAGGTACGGCTTGTTGGCCATGTAGTCGGGCGTGCCCCACAGCTCGCGCAGCGTCAGCCCGGCGATCTGCGCCGTCGGCAGCCCGAAATGGCGCGCATAGGCGCGGTTGACGAAGACAAAGCGCTCGTCGGCATCGACAAAGGCCACCAGGTCCGGCACGTGGTTGGCGATGGCCGCCAGCCGCTTCTCGCTGGCGGCGGCGCTGTCCGTGGCGGCCTTGAGTGCCGCCTCGCGCTCGGTAAGCTGGGTCATCACGTCGGCAAACGCGCCGGCCAGCTCGCCGATCTCGTCGTCGCGGCGCACCGGCAGCTCGGCCACGGCGTTGGGCTGCTCGCAGAGCTTGCGCACCGAGCGGTGCAGGTGTTCCAGCGGCGCCAGCAGGTGGCGGATGGCCATCCACATCAGCCCGGCCGCGGCCAGCAGCGTCAGCAGGCCCAGCACGATGGCCCGGTGGCGCACCTCCACCAGCGGCGCGTACGCCTCGGCGGCGGGCAGCACGGAGACCACCTCCCAGCCATTCGATTCCAGCAGGTGGCGGGCCACCACCGGCTGCTCCGGCGCCAGCGCCTCCCAGCGCGATGCCGGCACCTCGGCGCCGCACGCCTCGCCCACGGGCCGCGCCGCCGCCAGCACCCTGCTGGCGTCGGGGTGCATCGCGTAGCGCGGATTCGGCCCGGCCGACACCAGGCAGTAGTAGCCGGTCACGCCCACGCGGTGGTGCGCCAGTTCGCGCAGGAAGTTGTCGGCCGACAGGTTCAGCACGCCGCCGACCACGCCACGCAGCCGCCCCTGCGCATCGCGCAGCGGCACGGCCAGGATCACGCCGGGTGCGCTGCTGTGCTTGCCCTGCAGCAGGTCGGAGACGGCAAAGTCGGCCCCGTTGACGATGGATTTGAAGTATTCGCGATCGCCGACGGTCATCTTGACCCCGTCGGGCACGGCGGTGCTGAAGGCGAGGGTGCCATCGGGCCAGGCCAGGAACGTGGCGTTGAAGTGCTCGGGCATGTCCACCGTGTCGGTGGCCAGCTGGCGCAGTTGCGCGCTGGGGCGATCCAGCACGGGCGCCAGCGTGCGCGCCAGGCGGCGCAGCACCACCGCGCGCGATTCGAGCTTGTCGTCCAACTGGTCCGCCACCAGCTTGACCAGGGTGTCCTGCTGGGCCTGGATGACTTGCTGCAGGCGCGTGTACGCGTAGAGCTGGGAAAACCCGACCCGCACCGCGAACACCAGCGTGACAACCGTCGCCGCCGCGATGGCCATCCGGTACTTCAGTGAGTGCCGCATGAATCTCTTCTTGTTTTTTATGCTGACCCGTTCCGCCTGCCTGGGCTTGACCGCCACGACCCTGCCCATCTTCGGGATGCACCGCTGCGATGCCTCCTCGGCAGACGGTTCAAAGCGTAGCAGAAACGCCATTGATTTTCGGCGCCGGGGGCCGGCCGGCACGTGTGACAGCCCACATGGCGGGCCGCTGGCGCACGCGCCGTGGCGGCGGCGCGACATGACGCGGTCGCCGCCCGGTCAGGGGCAGTCGGCCAGCGTGGCGGCCAGCCAGTCGATCACCGGCCGGAAGCGCGACGCGCCGCGGAATTCGGCCGGATAGGCCAGCCAGACCTCGCGCACCACCTCGGGCACGTTGCGCACCAGCGCCAGCCCGGCCTCGCCGGCACCCAGGTAGTGCGGCAGCAGCGCCACGCCCAGCACGGCGCGCACGCCTTCGCGCACGGCCAGGAAGCTGTTGGACTGGAACGAGAAATGCCGCGCCTGCGCCTGCGGCCATTGCACCTCGGGCAGCGTGAAGCCTTCGTCCAGCAGCCCGCACAGCGGCGTCTCGCGCGCGTTGGCCTCGGCGGCCGACATCGCGGCCGGCGCGTAGAGCCCGAAATGGATCGTGCCCACGCGCTGCGCGACCAGCGAATCCTCCTGCGGACGCGCCAGCCGCACCGCGATATGGGCGCGGCGCCGCGCCAGGCTGGTGACGCGGTTGTCCACCTCCAGCCGCAGTTCGACGTCGGGATGGCGCGCGTAGAACGCCGGCAGCCGGGGCGTCAGGAAATGGCTGCCCAGCGACGCCGTGGCCGCCACGCGCACCACGCCCGAGACGCCGGTGCCGGCCCCCTCGATCTCGCGCAGCAGCCGGTCTGCCGACTGTTCCATCTGGCGGGCGGCGGTCAGCGCGTTGCGGCCGGCCGCCGTCAGCACGAAGCTGCCATCCGTGCGCGTGGCAACCGGCTTGCCCAGCGCGGCTTCGAGCCGGCGAATGCGGCGGATGGCCGTGGCGTGCGTGATATCGAGCTCGCGCGCGCAGGCCGAATAGCTGCCCGCGCGCATCAGCGTGGACAGCGTGAGCAGGTCATCCCAGGCGATTGTGCTTTTTTGCACAGCTTGTGTGATTTGGTGGCGAATTGGCGTACAGCTTACCGCGCTCTACGATGCGTGCACACCACACGCCAACCCAGACACCCCCGCCGCCCCCGGGAGACGCCATGACCGCCCCTGCCAAGCCCTTCACCCTGCTCGACGCCGCCGGCGCCAGCCGCCTGCCTTCCGCGTGGACCGACGCCGTGCTCGTGCTGGTGGACCATCAGCGCGAATACATCGACGGCAAGCTGCCGCTGACCGGCATGCCGGCCGCCGTGGCCGAGTGCGCGGCGCTGCTGGCCCAGGCGCGCCGCCACGGCACGCCGGTCATCCACGTGATCCACGAAGGCAAGGCCGGTGGCGCGTTCGACCCCGCCAGCCCCCATGCCGCGATCATCGAGGGCCTGACGCCGGCCGCCGGCGAGCAGACGGTGGCCAAGCACCTGCCGAACAGCTTCGCCGGCACCGATCTCGCGGCCCGGCTGGCCGCCACCGGCCGCAAGGAGCTGATCGTGGCCGGCTTCCAGACCCATATGTGCATCAGCGCCACCGTGCGCTCGGCATTGGACCACGGCTACCGCGTCACGCTGGTGGCCGCCGCCTGCGCCACGCGCGACCTGCCGGACCCGCTGGGCGGCCAGCCGCTGCCCGCCGCCGAACTGCACCGCGTGACGCTGGCGGCGCTGAACGACCGCTTTGCCACCGTGGTGGCCGACACGTCGGCATGGGCGGCGTGATCCGCTAAGCCGCTGAGCCACCGCCGGGCGGCGCGGCAGTGGACTCCCTTACATAAAAGCCGCCAGACCGCCGGCCGGGCTAGGGCATACTAGCGCCTTCGCTGCGCCGCCGTTCCCGGCCGCGCGCCCGTTTTCTCGCCGCCCCCGCATGAAGCGCATCCTCCTTATCAAGATCACGTCGCTGGGCGACATGGTCCACACGCTGCCCCTGCTGTACGACCTGCGTCGCGCCTATCCCGGTGCCAGGATTGACTGGATCGCGGACGCCTCCTGCGCCGACATCCCGCGCTGGGCCGTCGGCGTCGACCGCGTCATCGCGCCGCCGCTGCGTCAGTTCAAGAAGAACGGCCGCAAGTGGCGCGACCTGCGCGGCATCCTCGGCGCGCTGCGCGACCTGCGGCGCGAGCGCTACGACGTGGCCATCGACGTCCACGGTGTGTTCAAGAGCGCCATCGCGGCCCGGCTGGCGCGCACGAACCGCCGGCTCGGCTATGCCGCCGAGTTCCTGGGCGAGGAAAAGGCGGTCTTTGCCTACACCGAGATCTTTGGCCCCCATGGCGACGCCAACTGCCGCCAGAAGATGCGGCTGGTCGTGGCCAATGCGCTTGGCTACGAGATCGAACCCCATGAATCGGCCGAACTGCGCGTGCCGCCCCCGGCCACGCCGCTGAACGCCGACGGCGTGCCGCGTGCGCTGCTGTTCCACGCCACCTCGCTCGATATCAAGAAATGGCCGCAGGCCAACTGGATCGAGGTCGGGCACCAGCTCGCGCGGCAGGGCTATCGTGTGCAACTGCCGTGGGGCTCGCAGAAGGAACACGACGAGGCCCAGGCGCTGGCCGCGGCCATGCCCAACGCGGAAGTGCTGCCGCGCATGTCGATCACCGAGGTCGCGCAGCGCGTGGACGCCGCGTCGCTGGTCGTCGGCATGGATACCGGCTTCGTCCATCTGGCCGACGCGCTCGGCAAGCCCACCGTCATGCTGTTCACGGCCACGCGCCGCCATCACTTTGGCGTGGACAAGCCCGGCCAGTCGGTGTCGGTCGGCGACGACGGCGTGCAGCCGACCGTGGCCGAGGTGCTGCAGGCGATCGATCATGTCACGCACCGGTTTGCCGTTCCCGAGACCCAGCCGCTTCAGGCGGCCGGCACCCCGTCGGCGTAACGCCAGTACTCGAAGTCGACCACCGTCGAATTGCCGTTGGCGGTGACGAGGTCGAGCATGAACGCCTGGCGCCGGATCAGCATGCGCGCCAGGTAGCGCGCCCCGCGCCGCACGCCCGGCGGCGCGCCGGTCGGTTCGCCATGGCGCATCGCCAGCCGCAGGATGTGCACCGGCACGAACAGCTGCGGCGCGTTCATGCGCGCCAGCGCCGCTTCCGCATACAGCAGTGACGACTGGGCCAGCCCCGCAAAGCGGTTGCGGAGCTGCGCCAGCACCGGCGGCGGCAGCGTGGCGCCGGTGCCGGTCAGCCCCAGCGGCGTGACGCCGCGCACGTTGTCGCTCCACAGGCCGCCCACCACCACCAGCGGGTCGCGCTTCTGCGGCGGCGGCAGCGGCGACAGGTCCTCCCGGACGTAGAACATCTCGCCATTGAGGTCGTACAGGTGGCTGCGCAGCCCGAAGCGGCGCGCGTAGCCGATGATGCAGTCCATGTCCTCGTCGAACACCGGGCGCGCGTCGCGCGGCAGATAGCGGGGCCGGATCTCGAACAGGCCCGGCGAGGCGGCGTAGCGGCCGGTCCAGGTCCGCAGGCTGCTGGCGTCGGACGGATTTCCGGTGGTCGGGCGGGTGGTAGACAGTTCCAGCGACATCGGTGCGGGTGCGTGGCAGTGGGCAACCCACACACGCTACGCGCCGCACCGGCCCACGTCGTTAGGACGATTCTGCAAATCGGTGCTGAAATTTCTCTTCTGGCGGCCGGTTTGATGCCGGACAAACGAGACGCGGCCGCCGGGGGCGGGAATCAGTGGACAAAACCGCCCTGCACAAAGCGCACCGGTTCCGCGTCCATCCGCAGCAGCAGCGCGGTCAGCCCGTCGGCCGGCGCGGCGCCCGTCCTTGCCACCTGTGTCGCCCGTGCCGCCTGCCCCGACGTGCAGAGCAGGCTTGCCTCGCTCCAGCCATTGCC
This sequence is a window from Cupriavidus pauculus. Protein-coding genes within it:
- a CDS encoding diguanylate cyclase domain-containing protein, which produces MRHSLKYRMAIAAATVVTLVFAVRVGFSQLYAYTRLQQVIQAQQDTLVKLVADQLDDKLESRAVVLRRLARTLAPVLDRPSAQLRQLATDTVDMPEHFNATFLAWPDGTLAFSTAVPDGVKMTVGDREYFKSIVNGADFAVSDLLQGKHSSAPGVILAVPLRDAQGRLRGVVGGVLNLSADNFLRELAHHRVGVTGYYCLVSAGPNPRYAMHPDASRVLAAARPVGEACGAEVPASRWEALAPEQPVVARHLLESNGWEVVSVLPAAEAYAPLVEVRHRAIVLGLLTLLAAAGLMWMAIRHLLAPLEHLHRSVRKLCEQPNAVAELPVRRDDEIGELAGAFADVMTQLTEREAALKAATDSAAASEKRLAAIANHVPDLVAFVDADERFVFVNRAYARHFGLPTAQIAGLTLRELWGTPDYMANKPYLERAWLGESVTCTRETAEGVAWEMTFQPAWNDAMDALTGLHMFARDITGERQKLRSLEAQTLSDHLTGLLNRKGFDRRLQETIARADADGHRTALLLVDLDDFKAVNDTHGHPVGDQLLVAFAERLRGCVRGGDAVARIGGDEFAIVLEDVGNPNTVERIAHTVVHAAMRPFEIDGHRLVATASVGSALHRPDQGTSVSELFMRADMALYDAKRHGKACHASTPATRPLDSPARA
- a CDS encoding LysR family transcriptional regulator, which gives rise to MQKSTIAWDDLLTLSTLMRAGSYSACARELDITHATAIRRIRRLEAALGKPVATRTDGSFVLTAAGRNALTAARQMEQSADRLLREIEGAGTGVSGVVRVAATASLGSHFLTPRLPAFYARHPDVELRLEVDNRVTSLARRRAHIAVRLARPQEDSLVAQRVGTIHFGLYAPAAMSAAEANARETPLCGLLDEGFTLPEVQWPQAQARHFSFQSNSFLAVREGVRAVLGVALLPHYLGAGEAGLALVRNVPEVVREVWLAYPAEFRGASRFRPVIDWLAATLADCP
- a CDS encoding cysteine hydrolase family protein, encoding MTAPAKPFTLLDAAGASRLPSAWTDAVLVLVDHQREYIDGKLPLTGMPAAVAECAALLAQARRHGTPVIHVIHEGKAGGAFDPASPHAAIIEGLTPAAGEQTVAKHLPNSFAGTDLAARLAATGRKELIVAGFQTHMCISATVRSALDHGYRVTLVAAACATRDLPDPLGGQPLPAAELHRVTLAALNDRFATVVADTSAWAA
- the waaC gene encoding lipopolysaccharide heptosyltransferase I, whose translation is MKRILLIKITSLGDMVHTLPLLYDLRRAYPGARIDWIADASCADIPRWAVGVDRVIAPPLRQFKKNGRKWRDLRGILGALRDLRRERYDVAIDVHGVFKSAIAARLARTNRRLGYAAEFLGEEKAVFAYTEIFGPHGDANCRQKMRLVVANALGYEIEPHESAELRVPPPATPLNADGVPRALLFHATSLDIKKWPQANWIEVGHQLARQGYRVQLPWGSQKEHDEAQALAAAMPNAEVLPRMSITEVAQRVDAASLVVGMDTGFVHLADALGKPTVMLFTATRRHHFGVDKPGQSVSVGDDGVQPTVAEVLQAIDHVTHRFAVPETQPLQAAGTPSA